From Streptomyces chrestomyceticus JCM 4735, one genomic window encodes:
- a CDS encoding DUF779 domain-containing protein produces MSTGAEHGTQDLTERRAGHGTERIALTPAAGDLLRRLREAHGPLMFHQSGGCCDGSSPMCYPAGEFRTGAADVLLGRLTVPGIAESVDFWMAADQFARWQHTHLTVDVVPGRGGGFSLEAPEGVRFLIRSRLFSEEERARLDG; encoded by the coding sequence ATGAGCACCGGGGCCGAACACGGCACCCAGGACCTCACCGAGCGCCGCGCCGGACACGGCACCGAGCGCATCGCCCTGACCCCGGCGGCCGGCGACCTGCTCCGGCGGCTCCGGGAGGCGCACGGGCCGCTGATGTTCCACCAGTCCGGCGGGTGCTGCGACGGCAGCTCCCCGATGTGCTACCCGGCGGGCGAATTCCGTACGGGCGCGGCGGACGTGCTGCTGGGGCGGCTGACCGTGCCCGGGATCGCCGAGAGCGTGGACTTCTGGATGGCGGCGGACCAGTTCGCCCGCTGGCAGCACACCCATCTGACGGTGGACGTCGTACCGGGACGCGGCGGCGGCTTCTCGCTCGAAGCTCCCGAAGGGGTGCGCTTCCTGATCCGCTCGCGGCTGTTCAGCGAGGAGGAGCGGGCGCGGCTCGACGGCTGA